The Enterococcus rotai genome includes a window with the following:
- a CDS encoding GNAT family N-acetyltransferase, whose amino-acid sequence MENQYNSYHQPIGYAVRKWSKRDYPTKALLEGIYCRLEKIDPVRHLEALYQVYGPESSSKNWTYLPLEPFENKTVFATYLETISQSQDPFHYAIIDKSSGKALGTLALMRTNLDQGTIEVGFVIYSDQLKKTRIATEAQYLLACYAIDDLGYRRYEWKCDALNEPSRKAALRLGFTFEGIFRNALVYKERNRDTAWFSIIDSEWADRKERLESWLDSSNFTAEGKQKRRLNEC is encoded by the coding sequence ATGGAAAATCAGTACAATTCATATCATCAGCCGATTGGTTATGCAGTGAGGAAGTGGTCTAAAAGAGACTATCCAACAAAAGCGCTACTTGAAGGAATATATTGTCGACTTGAAAAAATAGATCCTGTCCGCCATCTTGAAGCCCTATACCAAGTTTACGGACCAGAAAGTTCTTCTAAAAATTGGACATACTTACCGTTGGAGCCTTTTGAAAATAAAACAGTGTTTGCTACTTATCTAGAAACAATCAGTCAATCACAAGATCCTTTTCATTATGCGATCATTGATAAATCTAGTGGAAAAGCATTAGGGACGTTGGCTCTAATGCGAACCAATCTAGATCAAGGGACGATCGAAGTTGGTTTTGTGATTTATTCTGATCAATTGAAGAAAACACGAATCGCCACAGAAGCCCAATATCTTTTAGCGTGTTATGCAATAGATGACTTGGGTTATCGACGGTATGAATGGAAATGTGATGCATTAAATGAACCTTCTAGAAAAGCAGCTTTACGTTTAGGATTTACTTTTGAAGGGATTTTTCGTAATGCATTGGTCTATAAGGAGCGTAACAGAGACACTGCTTGGTTTTCAATTATCGATAGTGAGTGGGCTGACAGGAAAGAGCGACTGGAATCCTGGTTGGACAGTAGCAA